From the genome of Geminocystis herdmanii PCC 6308, one region includes:
- a CDS encoding phycobiliprotein lyase has product MNINTFLENSVGEWFSQRSTYNIVNNDVDNSKANLTLNLLPPTDADIVSLSQEYNLNPELSLGSIAQRHFVIESKWDNSPDWGKPKQQGDSLMVIFRDDDEDNQGKFLRVVKNKETLMGKYVLAEDESLTFIIEKDGHYIEERICFASENLRLRNTIIKYDEKVVQTSFYSEIRKIINN; this is encoded by the coding sequence ATGAATATTAATACTTTTTTAGAAAACTCTGTTGGTGAATGGTTTTCTCAGCGTAGCACTTATAATATTGTGAATAATGATGTTGATAATAGTAAGGCAAATCTAACCCTTAATCTTCTTCCCCCTACAGATGCTGACATTGTCTCATTATCTCAAGAATATAATCTTAACCCAGAACTGAGTTTAGGCTCGATCGCGCAGCGCCACTTCGTGATCGAATCTAAATGGGATAACTCCCCCGATTGGGGAAAACCCAAACAACAAGGGGATAGTTTGATGGTGATTTTTCGAGATGATGACGAAGACAATCAAGGAAAATTTTTACGAGTTGTTAAAAATAAAGAGACTTTAATGGGTAAATATGTTTTAGCCGAAGATGAATCCTTAACCTTTATCATCGAAAAAGATGGGCATTATATAGAAGAAAGAATTTGTTTTGCCAGTGAGAATTTAAGATTACGCAATACCATTATTAAATATGATGAAAAAGTTGTACAAACTTCTTTTTATTCCGAAATCCGCAAAATAATTAACAATTAA